DNA from Ziziphus jujuba cultivar Dongzao chromosome 2, ASM3175591v1:
TGGTGCGCAAATGCTTATGGTTATCTCTAAGTGTACCTTTTTACTCCAGACCACGAGCACCACATCCTCCAAAATATGACAAATGTCAAACCTTTTTTGAAGGCTTGGAGTCTCCTTCATCCCATCTCCAACATAATTCTCCACTAATAAATGTAGCCAGATCATTCACGAGGTCATGCATGCCAAAATGAATTGATCCATCCCTACCTTTTGATTGTTGAAATAATGATCTTGATAATATTTCATGAAAGTACTCTTCGCCAACTTCTTCTATCCTTTGCTTTTTGGAGGGTTGGATGAGATCTTCAGGCATCCATAACTTGATTAATTGATCTTTATCAATTTCATGGTTTTTGGCGAACATTAAGCagtaagaaaaatattgtttaatatgTGCGAGTAAATAATGATAACTTATCCATAGAACAGGAAGAatgctatttttttctttgggcaATTCCCATAGGTCATTGTTTAGTATTTTCAACCATTCTTCTGGATTTAGTTGATGATGTAAGAGACCACCAAGCGATTTTATTGCCAAAGGAAGACCTTGACACTTTTGGACAATTTTTTTGCCGATTTCTTCTAATTTTGGATGGGTTGATGGCTGATCTACATTGTTGAAGGCATGTTCTACAAACAATTTCCAACAATCATCACCGGACAATGTTCCTAAGTGATAAGATGGAACATCACGCATCACTAAAGCAATACCATCATTTCGTGCGGTAACAATGATTTTACTTCCACATGCTACAGATTCAAAAGGTTTTTTTAACTCATCCCAGCTTGTATTCCTCTCGTTCCAAACATCATCTAGAATGAGTAAAAACTTTTTTCCCTCCAAAGCCTTCTTCAATATAACTTGAAGTGTATTTAGGTTCAGGGCATCATAGGTTTGTCCAGTGACTACTTCCTTTGCAATTTCTTTTGTTATTctgaaaatatcaaattgttcTAATGCATAAACCCAGGCCATTTTGTCAAAACATTTCTCACCCTGTCATCATTGTAAATGAGCTGAGCAAGAGTGGTCTTTCCAACCCCACCCATGCCTACGATGGGAATTATAGATATCTTGTTGCTGCTTGTAATTTCATCTGATAGCAAAAAGTTAATGATGGCTTCTTTTTAAGAATACCTACCATACACACCAGGTTCTTCCACTAAAGAAGTTGCAGGCGTTCTTTGTGAAAGCATGTTTTGAACACAACCTTGCAAACCAAGTTGatctttttcatttaaaatatattctaaTAAATCAAGGATCTTCTCTATCTTTTCCTTTGCTCTATTTAGAGTTAGGAAGATTCTCTGTACCTTAAACGTAAATGCAGATTCACCTTCCACTTTCCAAGCCAAAACTTCAGTATTTATCCTATCCATCAAGTCTTGTGCATCATAGATTACTTGTTGGAGTTCATCAAGCCACTTTTTCACATCTGGGTTTTCGATTTGCTTCTTCTCAGCATCATTCAGCACCGCAGTAGCTGACAACAACTTCAACTTCATCTTCTCTAGCAGCTGATCACCAAGGCTCTTTCTTTGGAAGAATCTTAAGACCTCCTGCGAAGCCATCCTCTTAAGCAATCCATCGAGGGAACCAGAGAGCAAAGCTCCAACCACCAGTTCTACTGCCATGTTTTGTCGACTATATGCTAAAGGGAATTGCAATACAATGGATGGAAACTCTCTAGTAGGAAAGAAGGAAAAGTTTCCAGATTGTATTA
Protein-coding regions in this window:
- the LOC125422556 gene encoding putative disease resistance RPP13-like protein 1, which codes for MAVELVVGALLSGSLDGLLKRMASQEVLRFFQRKSLGDQLLEKMKLKLLSATAVLNDAEKKQIENPDVKKWLDELQQVIYDAQDLMDRINTEVLAWKVEGESAFTFKGEKCFDKMAWVYALEQFDIFRITKEIAKEVVTGQTYDALNLNTLQVILKKALEGKKFLLILDDVWNERNTSWDELKKPFESVACGSKIIVTARNDGIALVMRDVPSYHLGTLSGDDCWKLFVEHAFNNVDQPSTHPKLEEIGKKIVQKCQGLPLAIKSLGGLLHHQLNPEEWLKILNNDLWELPKEKNSILPVLWISYHYLLAHIKQYFSYCLMFAKNHEIDKDQLIKLWMPEDLIQPSKKQRIEEVGEEYFHEILSRSLFQQSKGRDGSIHFGMHDLVNDLATFISGELCWRWDEGDSKPSKKILKLPDSIGNLKSLRYLDLSSSLIEEMPHTVCTLYNLQTLLLRNCSRLKRLPPDMRKLINLRYLELEYKVGCNIPVGIGNLKDLQILPYFMVGKHSGPTIKELQNLQLLRGSIRILELKNVLDVEDVSMANLKDKQYLSHLEFD